One segment of Calditrichota bacterium DNA contains the following:
- a CDS encoding cupin domain-containing protein, whose product MKKVSITEMGDMIKNVWAPLDLFQISDIKVRLVKIKGKYHWHKHTDEDEIFLVIQGEMKIHFKEKEISLVENEAVFVPRNVEHLTESNDGALVMLIEPAGIKTPGD is encoded by the coding sequence ATGAAAAAAGTATCCATCACTGAAATGGGCGACATGATTAAAAATGTGTGGGCGCCATTGGATTTGTTCCAAATTAGCGACATCAAGGTTCGACTGGTGAAAATCAAAGGCAAATACCACTGGCACAAGCACACCGATGAAGACGAGATTTTTCTGGTAATTCAGGGAGAGATGAAAATTCATTTCAAGGAAAAAGAAATCTCACTGGTCGAAAACGAAGCAGTTTTCGTTCCCAGAAATGTCGAACATTTGACTGAATCTAATGACGGGGCGTTAGTCATGTTGATTGAGCCGGCAGGTATTAAAACGCCGGGGGATTGA
- the smc gene encoding chromosome segregation protein SMC has product MYLEKLKLFGFKSFANKTELKFLPGITAIVGPNGCGKSNIVDALRWVLGEQKAGALRSDRMESVIFNGSKSMKPLGMAEVSLVIQNTNGALPVEYSEVVITRRLFRSGESQYLLNNNTCRLKDINDLLMDTGLAPDAYSVIELKMIEQILSGKPEDRRRIFEEAVGITKYKQRRKLTFRKLDATEQDLLRVADIIGEVRSKVNSLHRQVRRAQRYLDLSKNLKESEIRLATHHFSKILTELEPLNQKYEETKRSRESLTAQISFKEAEFEAVQTELIDLEQKLRDEQGRLNEKKNDIQKKEEEILLDRERLKSLAENKIRLEKEIEELRQRIKIRREQLAETSDRRSTTVSELKDLQENYEEEKKKLDELDAELAAKRQTIREAERESLSIMQLIAEKERSLERLRAQLDGQDERIESIEKEKVALQKKITADEAARIEIKNKLEKKISESELLSDEQTELELHAEKLQSEIGELKDSILRTNNQIESVRQKSVFLKDLLENYADYPEGVRYLMTERGNQNKFIGALADKLQVKEEFRRAIEAALGEASTFLVVSDSETAYLGIKDLAETRKGMVTFLPVDKIQPLQSDAKVKDIPGLVGRADELAQSDEKLRPAVKSLLGLYLVFRDLASAKKARDRADLKLFHFVTLDGENLYTWGGIRGGKKGSESESIVGRQAQLQQLQQREQELYNELDKAAKSLRQKEQEYEAAAQRVSSLLKTTKNVQEEIRQIQIELSQTDYRIQQAKLNLQRFDGEIQSIQQNQQTLALQVQEIEPELAAVAETHQTAKNKIDVHVKDLQEVEQQRNKQSEKVNRLNISIVEIAGNEKNLLQTAEQTERLIREHDRAIGDREQELVKNKDTKEELDARIEELSESLSGDYAAKEEIEKRASRLESEAQTLREKIDAKSKEARELRSQREKISDEIHQLELRISELRIRGDNLYRQILEEYDHELKQEAIDENYDAEVDEKEIDAVKQKIKNLGPVNMLALNEYEKEKERLDFLEKQQEDLISAEQNLKETIEHINKSAQDKFDAIFNDIRENFITVFKQFFPEGQADLVIEQDGDPLDANIEIVANPKGKKMESLTLLSQGEKAMTAISLLFGIYLVKPSPICILDEVDAPLDDNNVNRFLKTLDDFSDHTQFLVVTHNKMTMKAANSLYGVTMEESGISKIVSVKLE; this is encoded by the coding sequence GTGTATTTAGAGAAATTAAAATTATTTGGGTTCAAGTCTTTTGCTAACAAAACGGAATTAAAGTTTTTGCCGGGAATCACCGCCATCGTGGGGCCTAACGGCTGCGGGAAAAGTAACATCGTGGACGCGCTTCGCTGGGTGCTCGGCGAGCAAAAAGCCGGCGCTTTGCGCAGCGACCGCATGGAGAGCGTTATTTTCAACGGCTCCAAATCCATGAAACCGCTGGGGATGGCTGAGGTTTCGCTCGTCATTCAGAACACCAACGGCGCCCTTCCTGTGGAATATTCCGAAGTTGTCATTACTCGCCGTCTCTTTCGATCCGGAGAGAGCCAGTATCTTTTGAACAATAATACTTGTCGGCTCAAAGATATCAACGATCTGCTCATGGACACGGGCCTGGCTCCGGACGCCTACTCGGTCATCGAATTGAAAATGATCGAGCAAATTTTAAGCGGAAAGCCAGAAGATAGGCGAAGAATTTTTGAGGAAGCCGTGGGGATTACTAAATACAAGCAGCGGCGAAAATTGACGTTCCGAAAATTGGACGCTACGGAACAGGATTTATTGCGTGTCGCCGATATCATCGGCGAAGTGCGCAGCAAAGTGAATTCCCTCCATCGCCAGGTTCGTCGCGCGCAGCGTTATCTGGATTTGTCAAAAAATTTGAAAGAATCGGAAATTCGACTGGCGACGCACCATTTCAGTAAAATACTAACGGAATTGGAACCGCTCAATCAGAAATATGAAGAAACGAAACGCAGCCGCGAGAGCCTGACGGCGCAAATATCGTTCAAAGAAGCGGAGTTTGAGGCGGTGCAAACCGAACTCATCGACCTTGAGCAAAAGCTGCGCGATGAACAGGGACGTTTAAATGAGAAGAAAAACGATATTCAAAAAAAGGAAGAAGAAATTCTCCTTGATCGCGAGCGGCTGAAATCTCTGGCGGAAAACAAAATTCGCCTGGAAAAAGAGATTGAAGAACTCAGGCAAAGGATAAAAATCCGTCGCGAACAACTTGCCGAAACCAGTGACCGCCGCAGCACTACGGTTTCCGAGTTGAAAGATTTGCAGGAAAATTATGAAGAAGAAAAGAAAAAGCTGGATGAGCTTGACGCAGAATTAGCAGCAAAAAGACAGACCATTCGCGAAGCGGAGCGGGAATCGCTGTCCATCATGCAACTCATCGCGGAAAAGGAACGCTCTCTGGAGCGGCTGCGCGCTCAATTAGACGGTCAGGATGAACGAATCGAATCTATTGAAAAAGAGAAGGTAGCGCTGCAGAAAAAAATCACTGCCGACGAAGCCGCTCGAATAGAGATAAAAAATAAATTGGAGAAAAAGATTTCCGAATCGGAACTGCTCAGCGACGAGCAAACCGAGCTGGAATTGCACGCGGAGAAATTGCAATCGGAAATCGGCGAATTGAAAGATTCGATTTTGAGGACAAACAATCAAATCGAATCGGTACGACAGAAGTCGGTTTTTTTGAAAGACTTGCTGGAAAATTACGCCGACTATCCCGAGGGCGTCAGGTACCTGATGACGGAAAGGGGGAACCAAAATAAATTCATCGGGGCGCTGGCGGATAAATTGCAGGTGAAGGAAGAATTTCGTCGGGCGATTGAGGCGGCTCTGGGCGAGGCGAGCACTTTTCTCGTGGTCTCTGATAGCGAAACAGCGTATCTGGGCATCAAAGATTTGGCGGAGACGCGAAAAGGAATGGTTACCTTTTTGCCCGTCGACAAAATTCAACCTTTGCAAAGCGACGCAAAGGTGAAAGATATTCCCGGGCTGGTCGGTAGAGCGGATGAATTGGCGCAGTCCGATGAGAAACTCCGTCCCGCAGTAAAAAGTTTGTTGGGTTTGTACCTTGTTTTTCGCGATCTGGCGTCCGCCAAAAAAGCGCGCGATCGGGCTGATTTGAAGCTGTTTCATTTTGTCACTCTGGACGGAGAGAATTTGTACACTTGGGGCGGAATCCGCGGCGGCAAAAAAGGGAGCGAGTCCGAAAGCATTGTCGGGAGGCAAGCGCAGTTGCAGCAGTTGCAGCAACGGGAGCAGGAGTTGTACAATGAGCTGGATAAAGCGGCAAAATCGCTGCGGCAAAAAGAACAGGAATATGAAGCTGCGGCGCAGCGGGTCTCGTCGCTGCTCAAAACGACGAAAAATGTGCAGGAGGAGATTCGTCAGATTCAAATCGAACTTTCTCAGACCGATTATCGCATTCAGCAGGCAAAACTCAATTTGCAGCGTTTCGACGGCGAAATTCAGTCCATTCAGCAAAATCAGCAGACTTTGGCTCTGCAAGTGCAGGAAATTGAGCCGGAGCTGGCGGCAGTGGCGGAAACGCATCAGACCGCAAAAAACAAGATTGATGTTCATGTGAAAGATTTGCAGGAAGTCGAACAGCAGCGCAACAAGCAGTCGGAAAAAGTGAATCGCTTGAACATCTCCATCGTTGAGATTGCCGGAAATGAAAAAAACTTACTGCAAACAGCAGAACAGACGGAGCGGTTGATTCGGGAGCACGATCGGGCGATAGGCGATCGTGAGCAGGAATTAGTAAAAAATAAAGACACGAAAGAAGAATTAGACGCGCGTATCGAAGAATTGAGCGAATCGCTTTCGGGAGATTATGCCGCAAAGGAGGAAATTGAAAAACGCGCCTCGCGATTGGAGTCAGAAGCGCAGACTCTGCGCGAAAAAATAGACGCTAAAAGTAAAGAAGCGCGCGAACTGCGGTCACAACGGGAAAAAATATCCGATGAAATTCATCAATTGGAATTGCGCATTTCCGAACTGAGAATCCGCGGTGATAATCTGTATCGGCAAATCCTTGAAGAGTACGATCACGAGTTAAAGCAAGAAGCGATTGATGAAAACTATGACGCAGAAGTTGACGAAAAGGAAATTGACGCCGTCAAGCAGAAAATAAAAAATTTGGGCCCGGTAAATATGCTGGCGCTCAACGAATATGAGAAAGAGAAAGAGCGTTTGGATTTTCTGGAAAAGCAACAGGAAGATTTAATCTCCGCTGAACAAAACTTAAAAGAGACGATCGAGCATATCAACAAATCTGCGCAGGACAAATTTGACGCCATCTTCAATGATATTCGCGAAAATTTTATCACTGTTTTTAAACAATTTTTTCCTGAAGGGCAGGCTGATCTGGTGATTGAACAGGACGGCGATCCGCTGGATGCAAACATTGAAATTGTCGCCAATCCCAAAGGCAAAAAAATGGAATCTTTGACTCTTCTGTCTCAGGGAGAGAAAGCGATGACGGCGATTTCTCTGTTATTTGGAATTTATCTGGTGAAGCCGAGTCCCATTTGTATTCTCGACGAAGTGGATGCTCCGCTGGACGACAATAATGTGAATCGATTTTTGAAGACGTTGGATGACTTTTCTGATCATACGCAATTTCTCGTGGTGACGCATAACAAGATGACCATGAAAGCGGCGAACAGCTTGTACGGCGTCACGATGGAGGAAAGCGGCATCTCGAAAATTGTATCTGTAAAATTGGAATAG
- a CDS encoding ATP-binding protein, with the protein MMDINQIINLQLYPRDLSSEIAEWMGTDHILLITGSRQVGKTSLLYLLIQMLVKKGVQKERIYYFDLEDFSLLETFNEGRLSFERYLRALGENFERRIYVFIDEIQYMSNPTNFLKLVHDRYKNIKIICSGSSTLDIQRKFKDSLVGRKLVFELFPLSFTEFLSFKQQNKLLNILREYKITDWSAAQKLPDILPIFKQELVYFFDEYNRFGGYPAGVLEEDYNRKIVLINEIYQSYVRKDIKQLFAIENLPAFNKLIKLIGFQIGQLINVKELAASASAGWRTMEKYLFILENTFIIKLVPPFFANKRKEIVKMPKVFFHDNGLRNQIVKNLNPLESRADAGQLVENFIFQQLYRKLRVTDDLKFWRTLSKNEVDFVIESDEIVPIKVKYRTFHSPMAPKGMQTFIQKYNSKKAFVITKNYIGESTKQGCRIIFLPAYLFV; encoded by the coding sequence ATGATGGATATTAATCAAATTATTAATTTGCAACTTTATCCGCGGGATCTGTCCTCTGAAATTGCAGAGTGGATGGGAACAGATCATATTCTCTTAATTACCGGAAGTCGGCAGGTTGGAAAAACCAGCTTGCTGTATTTGTTGATTCAAATGCTTGTTAAAAAAGGAGTTCAAAAAGAGCGAATTTACTATTTTGATCTCGAAGATTTCAGCTTGTTAGAAACTTTTAATGAAGGGCGTTTGAGTTTCGAAAGATATTTGCGGGCATTAGGTGAAAATTTTGAACGTCGCATTTACGTTTTTATAGATGAAATTCAGTACATGAGCAATCCAACTAACTTTTTAAAATTGGTTCACGATCGCTACAAAAACATTAAAATTATCTGTTCCGGTTCATCCACATTAGATATTCAGCGGAAATTTAAGGATTCTCTTGTCGGAAGAAAATTGGTATTTGAACTTTTTCCGCTTTCATTTACTGAATTTCTGTCTTTTAAACAACAAAACAAATTACTCAATATTTTAAGGGAGTACAAGATAACTGATTGGAGCGCTGCCCAAAAATTGCCTGACATCCTACCGATTTTCAAACAAGAATTAGTTTATTTTTTCGATGAGTATAATCGATTCGGCGGTTACCCGGCGGGTGTATTAGAGGAAGATTATAATCGAAAGATTGTTTTAATCAATGAGATTTATCAGTCGTACGTACGCAAGGATATAAAACAACTTTTTGCAATTGAGAACTTGCCAGCATTCAATAAGTTAATAAAATTAATCGGTTTTCAAATTGGTCAGTTGATAAACGTAAAGGAATTAGCGGCAAGCGCTTCGGCTGGTTGGAGAACGATGGAGAAATATCTTTTTATCCTTGAAAACACTTTTATAATCAAATTAGTGCCCCCATTTTTTGCAAATAAGCGAAAAGAAATAGTCAAAATGCCAAAAGTATTTTTTCACGATAATGGGTTGCGCAATCAAATTGTAAAAAATTTAAATCCTCTTGAAAGTCGAGCAGATGCGGGGCAACTTGTGGAAAATTTTATTTTCCAACAATTGTACAGAAAATTAAGAGTAACGGATGACTTAAAATTTTGGCGCACATTAAGTAAAAATGAAGTTGATTTTGTAATTGAATCAGATGAAATTGTTCCTATTAAAGTAAAATATAGAACTTTTCATTCCCCTATGGCGCCAAAAGGAATGCAAACTTTTATCCAAAAGTACAACAGCAAAAAAGCATTTGTTATAACCAAAAATTACATTGGTGAGAGCACAAAGCAGGGCTGCCGAATTATATTTTTGCCGGCTTACTTATTCGTCTAA
- a CDS encoding alpha-mannosidase: protein MKTVRRILSVVLLGLIFSFSTTALASNVDELCEKLESLLSVRFDNWKFSTQMIPDGFRTNLNDRDWKTIKINDAVYPDSAWMRKVIVVPRRILGKKVNGGRLTLRVSVDDAGFCWINGEKKGLFKWTGEYLLTKNARAGEKFVVAIKAINTGGPMRLLEATLVWDQVKPLAEKVQNFITSLKVGQKLLSDDTYLKTGRIQLDTGIDHSNVPREKRLELRQILNDAAKSVDLKALENGNQEKFEQSLQACREKLKPVSDFAKQFTLVFDSNAHIDCAWLWRYLETINIAHNTFTSVLDMMDARPDFTYTQSQTQLFWWMENLFPETFNRIKARVNEGRWELVGGMWVEPDCNLISGESWARQLLYGKRYFKEKFGADVKIGWNPDSFGYNWNMPQFYRDAGIDAFITQKIGWNDTNMFPYRLFWWESPDGTRLLTYFPNSYVNEIKNPFGLTDWLRQFEANTGFKKLLVLYGVGDHGGGPDLAMIDRIEKLKKLDIYPRVEYGRATDYLNWIRRHDLSSLPVWKDELYLEYHRGTYTTQAKVKKYNRLSEIQFGNAEQLSSLANLFGRPYPYNDFRDGWRGVMFNQFHDVLPGSHIYAVSKDARETYKESLKIANHQIDEGLQFLARQINTKTKNNEKPLLIYNSLPWERTDVVELKIAEKNQNYQVFDPNHEEIPVQIVSAGRYSSKIIFIAKNVPATGYAVYSLKKGTPSLKNSSLKATNTEIESDNFRIKIDSQTGWLTSIFDKKSQRDYLAGPGNELQLFKDTPKNWDAWNIGLGERYYSRFRGIEVVEAGPVRAVVRVKRDFLKPGVKKSYPTPNNPTSYFTQDIILYNGLDRIDFCTRADWWEEHVMLKVAFAVTAQDSVACFEIPFGSIYRPTTMKNNWEKARFEVSQHKWSDLTDASKKFGVSLLNRSKYGGDIHGTVMRLSLLRSPKWPDPMADMGKHVIDYSIFPHSGDWKDSGTMRRSYEFNYPLLAQFVPAHKGALPKTKSLVSVSADNVILHSIKMAEPEKTFSETKNQNGQKCWILRVFEFKGAESDVTISLPSKVQKAVFSNILEEDGEPISFFSNKIEFKIPAHRITTLKVWF, encoded by the coding sequence ATGAAAACAGTACGCCGGATATTATCAGTCGTCTTGTTGGGACTAATTTTTTCCTTTTCAACAACGGCATTAGCTTCCAATGTGGATGAACTTTGCGAAAAATTGGAATCTCTGCTTTCCGTTCGCTTTGATAATTGGAAATTTTCCACGCAAATGATTCCTGACGGATTCCGCACGAATCTGAATGACAGGGATTGGAAAACGATAAAAATTAACGATGCAGTTTATCCGGACTCCGCCTGGATGCGCAAAGTGATTGTCGTTCCCCGTCGTATTCTGGGCAAAAAAGTGAACGGCGGCAGGCTGACATTGCGCGTTTCGGTCGATGATGCGGGATTTTGCTGGATCAACGGCGAGAAAAAAGGACTGTTTAAATGGACCGGCGAATATCTTCTGACGAAAAATGCCCGCGCCGGAGAAAAATTCGTCGTGGCAATCAAAGCCATTAACACCGGCGGTCCCATGCGATTGTTGGAAGCAACCCTTGTTTGGGATCAGGTAAAGCCGCTGGCTGAGAAAGTGCAAAACTTCATCACCAGTCTGAAAGTGGGGCAAAAATTACTGAGCGACGACACCTATTTGAAAACCGGCAGAATTCAATTGGACACCGGCATCGATCACAGCAACGTCCCGCGGGAGAAGCGACTGGAATTGCGGCAGATTCTCAATGACGCGGCGAAATCAGTTGATTTGAAAGCACTGGAAAATGGAAATCAGGAAAAATTTGAGCAATCCCTGCAAGCATGTCGGGAAAAATTAAAACCGGTCAGTGATTTCGCCAAACAATTCACTTTGGTTTTCGACTCCAACGCTCACATCGACTGCGCCTGGCTGTGGCGCTATCTGGAGACGATAAATATTGCCCATAATACGTTCACTTCGGTTCTTGACATGATGGACGCACGACCGGATTTCACGTACACGCAGAGCCAAACTCAACTGTTCTGGTGGATGGAAAATCTTTTTCCCGAAACCTTCAATCGCATCAAGGCGCGCGTAAATGAGGGTCGCTGGGAATTGGTTGGCGGCATGTGGGTCGAGCCGGACTGCAATTTGATTTCCGGCGAATCCTGGGCGCGTCAACTGCTTTACGGAAAAAGGTATTTCAAAGAAAAATTCGGCGCTGACGTGAAGATTGGCTGGAATCCCGACTCGTTTGGTTACAACTGGAACATGCCTCAGTTTTACCGCGATGCCGGGATTGATGCTTTTATCACGCAAAAAATTGGCTGGAACGACACCAACATGTTTCCGTATCGCCTGTTCTGGTGGGAAAGCCCGGACGGCACGCGGCTGCTCACCTATTTTCCCAACAGTTACGTGAATGAAATTAAAAATCCCTTCGGACTGACGGATTGGCTGCGGCAATTTGAGGCGAACACCGGCTTCAAAAAATTACTCGTGCTCTACGGTGTCGGGGACCACGGCGGAGGCCCGGATCTGGCAATGATCGATCGCATCGAGAAACTCAAAAAATTAGACATCTATCCGCGCGTGGAATATGGCAGAGCGACCGATTACCTCAACTGGATTCGCCGCCACGATCTGAGCAGTTTGCCGGTGTGGAAAGATGAGCTTTATCTGGAATACCATCGCGGCACTTACACCACGCAGGCGAAGGTGAAAAAATACAACCGCTTGTCAGAAATTCAATTCGGCAATGCCGAGCAACTTTCATCGTTAGCCAATCTTTTTGGAAGGCCATACCCTTACAACGATTTCCGCGATGGCTGGCGCGGTGTGATGTTCAATCAGTTTCATGACGTTTTGCCCGGTTCCCATATTTACGCCGTGTCTAAAGATGCGCGCGAAACCTACAAAGAAAGTTTGAAAATTGCTAATCATCAAATAGATGAAGGGCTTCAATTTTTAGCTCGACAAATTAACACGAAGACAAAAAACAACGAAAAACCGCTTCTCATTTACAATTCGTTACCCTGGGAGCGAACTGACGTGGTTGAGCTGAAAATCGCTGAGAAGAATCAAAATTACCAGGTTTTTGACCCCAATCATGAAGAAATCCCCGTACAAATCGTCTCCGCAGGACGGTACTCTTCAAAAATAATTTTCATCGCCAAGAATGTTCCGGCTACCGGTTATGCCGTTTATTCATTAAAAAAAGGAACGCCGTCGCTCAAAAATAGTTCGCTCAAAGCCACAAACACAGAAATTGAAAGCGACAATTTCAGAATAAAAATTGACTCTCAAACCGGTTGGCTGACGTCCATTTTTGACAAAAAAAGTCAGCGGGACTATCTCGCTGGCCCAGGCAATGAATTGCAGCTCTTCAAAGACACGCCAAAAAATTGGGATGCCTGGAATATCGGACTTGGCGAGCGTTATTATAGTCGATTTCGCGGCATTGAAGTTGTCGAAGCCGGGCCTGTTCGCGCCGTTGTTCGCGTCAAGCGTGATTTTTTGAAGCCGGGCGTGAAAAAAAGTTATCCCACGCCGAACAATCCCACCAGCTATTTCACGCAGGATATCATTCTGTACAACGGACTGGATCGCATCGATTTTTGCACGCGAGCTGACTGGTGGGAAGAGCACGTCATGCTCAAAGTGGCGTTTGCCGTCACCGCGCAGGATTCGGTCGCCTGTTTTGAAATTCCTTTCGGCTCAATTTACCGGCCCACGACGATGAAAAACAACTGGGAAAAAGCGCGCTTCGAAGTCAGCCAGCACAAATGGTCTGACCTCACCGATGCCAGCAAAAAATTCGGCGTCAGTCTGCTTAATCGCTCCAAGTACGGCGGCGACATTCATGGCACTGTCATGCGGCTGAGTCTGTTGCGCTCGCCGAAATGGCCGGATCCCATGGCGGACATGGGCAAGCACGTCATCGATTACTCGATTTTCCCGCACTCCGGAGATTGGAAAGACAGCGGTACAATGCGCCGAAGTTATGAATTCAATTATCCGCTCCTCGCACAGTTCGTGCCTGCTCACAAAGGCGCTCTGCCGAAAACAAAATCACTGGTTTCAGTTTCTGCGGACAATGTAATTCTCCACTCAATTAAAATGGCGGAGCCGGAAAAAACGTTTTCAGAAACCAAAAATCAAAACGGACAAAAATGCTGGATTTTGCGGGTTTTTGAATTCAAAGGAGCGGAATCTGATGTGACAATATCCCTTCCGAGCAAGGTTCAAAAAGCAGTTTTTTCAAATATTTTAGAAGAAGATGGAGAGCCGATTTCATTTTTTAGCAACAAAATTGAATTTAAAATCCCTGCCCATCGAATAACAACGCTAAAAGTGTGGTTCTAA
- a CDS encoding GWxTD domain-containing protein produces MKKNRLFYLVATLLLFLSTIPLLAQQDTLSFITEDQFHFSYDFCFFRSQHNYVLMELYYSILRKNLEFVPDSVGWRADFVCVAEIWKDDSLMLQTPWPNVDLIDSVAEIKPGQRLYGVGYFALMPDDYVLKVFMQDRNSGFKRSYQQQVHVDSFSVNHLAMSDIQLASQIQRTDRKNRFSKNGFTVIPNSDRFYGSGLPMLMFYSEIYNLKNVDEPDTSKYAVKYCILDSDGQLVREFPEKIRRKPGNTAVEVSGMNIISFPSGTYFFELKVRDLFNKSEVSRKSKFFIFRKGDLAASDSAVNARARKKFEAAYARVYQEMTEEQINEEFGAAAYIASGEEKKIFKKLDSKGKQSFMVEFWKKRDQTPETAKNEFRDHYLKLVNTANQKFREMKHGWRTDRGRILLLYGVPDEIERFPYSAENKPYVIWKYFSIQGGVIFVFVDKRELGRYELVHSTARGELNDPDWQRWIRPTN; encoded by the coding sequence ATGAAAAAGAATCGCCTTTTTTATTTGGTTGCTACTTTGCTACTCTTTTTAAGCACGATCCCGCTTCTGGCGCAGCAGGACACGCTTTCTTTTATTACTGAAGACCAGTTTCATTTCAGTTATGATTTTTGTTTTTTTCGCTCTCAGCATAATTACGTGCTGATGGAATTGTATTATTCAATCTTACGAAAAAATCTGGAATTTGTACCTGATAGCGTGGGGTGGCGCGCCGATTTTGTCTGTGTGGCAGAAATCTGGAAAGACGACTCGCTGATGCTGCAAACGCCCTGGCCTAATGTAGATCTGATCGATAGCGTCGCTGAAATCAAGCCTGGTCAGCGATTGTACGGCGTCGGCTATTTCGCGCTGATGCCGGACGATTATGTGCTGAAAGTCTTCATGCAAGACAGGAACTCAGGATTTAAGCGCAGCTATCAGCAACAAGTGCACGTAGATTCCTTTTCCGTAAATCATCTGGCAATGAGCGACATCCAACTTGCCAGCCAGATTCAACGAACAGACAGAAAAAATAGATTCTCTAAGAATGGCTTCACTGTTATTCCTAATTCGGATCGGTTTTACGGAAGCGGATTACCTATGCTCATGTTTTATTCTGAGATTTACAATCTCAAAAATGTCGATGAACCGGATACGTCAAAATATGCCGTAAAATATTGCATTCTCGACAGCGACGGCCAGTTAGTCAGAGAATTTCCCGAAAAAATTCGCCGCAAACCGGGCAATACCGCCGTTGAAGTGAGCGGTATGAACATCATTTCATTTCCGTCTGGAACCTATTTCTTTGAATTGAAAGTGAGAGATTTGTTTAACAAGTCGGAAGTTTCACGCAAAAGCAAATTTTTTATCTTCCGCAAGGGCGATTTAGCGGCGTCAGATAGCGCCGTTAATGCCAGAGCAAGAAAGAAATTTGAGGCCGCTTATGCACGAGTCTATCAAGAGATGACGGAAGAACAGATTAATGAGGAGTTCGGCGCTGCCGCCTACATCGCCTCCGGAGAAGAAAAAAAGATATTCAAAAAATTAGACAGCAAAGGCAAGCAATCTTTTATGGTTGAATTCTGGAAAAAAAGGGACCAAACTCCGGAGACCGCAAAAAATGAATTTCGCGACCACTACTTAAAATTAGTGAACACGGCAAATCAAAAATTTCGCGAAATGAAACACGGCTGGCGAACCGACCGCGGCAGAATCCTGTTGTTGTACGGCGTACCTGACGAAATTGAGCGTTTTCCGTATTCCGCGGAAAACAAGCCCTACGTCATTTGGAAATATTTCTCCATTCAGGGCGGCGTGATTTTTGTGTTTGTCGATAAGCGGGAATTGGGGCGCTACGAATTGGTGCATTCCACGGCACGCGGAGAATTGAACGATCCTGACTGGCAGCGTTGGATCAGACCGACGAATTGA